In one Candidatus Eremiobacterota bacterium genomic region, the following are encoded:
- the thiL gene encoding thiamine-phosphate kinase, protein MTEDELVARIRERLRGVPDERVLIGIGDDAAVWQPSRNNRSVITTDALVEGVHFDRTLMSAHDAGWRALASNLSDAAAMGARPVLATVALGFPPETDPDWLLEAYDGIAELATRARCAVAGGDLTRAPSVSFAITVVGEVRASNLKTRAGARPGDVVAVTGPLGASRAGLFVAKERPELAREPAAADALAAFRTPQPRLRDGRWLGASRSVRAMMDLSDGLSTDLARLCAASGCGAIVEDVPVHPGAQHLAERAGADAERWALDGGEDFELLVAVEKRAFAHLASRFRAHTGRALLRVGRITEEAGVRREDGTGIMPSGWDHLR, encoded by the coding sequence GTGACGGAGGACGAGCTCGTCGCGCGGATCCGCGAGCGCCTGCGCGGCGTTCCGGACGAGCGCGTGCTGATCGGGATCGGGGACGACGCGGCGGTCTGGCAGCCCTCGCGCAACAACCGCAGCGTGATCACCACCGACGCGCTGGTCGAAGGGGTCCACTTCGACCGCACGCTGATGAGCGCGCACGACGCCGGTTGGCGCGCGCTCGCCTCGAACCTCTCCGACGCCGCGGCGATGGGTGCGCGCCCCGTGCTTGCCACGGTCGCGCTGGGCTTTCCGCCGGAGACCGATCCGGACTGGCTGCTCGAGGCGTACGACGGGATCGCGGAGCTCGCAACGCGCGCACGCTGCGCCGTCGCCGGCGGCGATCTCACGCGCGCGCCGTCGGTCTCGTTTGCAATCACGGTCGTCGGCGAAGTGCGCGCGTCGAACCTCAAGACGCGCGCCGGCGCGCGGCCCGGCGACGTCGTCGCGGTCACCGGCCCGCTCGGCGCGAGCCGAGCCGGACTGTTCGTCGCCAAAGAACGTCCCGAGCTGGCGCGCGAGCCCGCCGCGGCGGACGCGCTCGCCGCGTTCCGCACCCCGCAGCCGCGCTTGCGCGACGGCCGCTGGCTCGGCGCGTCGCGCAGCGTGCGCGCGATGATGGACCTCTCGGACGGCCTCTCGACCGATCTCGCGCGGCTCTGCGCCGCGTCGGGCTGCGGCGCGATCGTCGAGGACGTTCCCGTTCACCCCGGCGCGCAGCACCTCGCCGAGCGCGCCGGCGCGGACGCCGAGCGCTGGGCGCTCGACGGCGGCGAGGACTTCGAGCTGCTGGTCGCGGTCGAGAAGCGCGCCTTCGCGCACCTGGCGTCACGCTTTCGCGCGCACACCGGCCGCGCGCTGCTGCGCGTCGGCCGCATAACGGAAGAAGCCGGCGTCCGTCGCGAGGACGGCACCGGCATCATGCCTTCAGGCTGGGACCACCTGCGCTAG
- a CDS encoding 50S ribosomal protein L28 has product MAKRCDVCGKGPMAGNNVSHAMNKTKRRWLPNLQSVKVDDRGTHKTARVCTNCLRSKRVKRVGAA; this is encoded by the coding sequence ATGGCCAAGCGATGCGATGTGTGCGGCAAGGGTCCCATGGCCGGGAACAACGTCAGCCACGCGATGAACAAGACCAAGCGGCGGTGGCTGCCGAACCTCCAGTCGGTCAAGGTCGACGACCGCGGCACGCACAAGACGGCCCGCGTCTGCACGAACTGCCTGCGCAGCAAGCGCGTGAAGCGGGTCGGCGCCGCCTAG